CTAGATTTACCAGCAAgctttattaatgaatgcaaagaaattttacaTAATGAATATCCTGAACTTAATTTGGATTCGTTCAAGTAcatccaaaaatttaaacaGGTGATGAAGTTATCTAATATATCTGCCTTGAATGATCAATCTTCGGGTAATTCTAGTTTCGATGCGAATGCATCTAAGAACAATACTGCGTTATTCAATGGTTTATCATCCAAATTATATGGATTAACCGAAGGAAGAATTACTGAAGGTTTAAGTTCCTTGGCAACAGGATTAAAGAAGCTTTTACCTGATAAGCAACAATTGCCAATTACAAACGCAGTTGAAGCTATTATGGATCCAACCAATGCTTCAAATAACTCTATTCAACTTACTGAtgattatttgtatttggACTCAAAGTTACGAGGTGGACATTCTAAACCACCTAAAAGACAATCATACCTTGAAGCTCAGGTTTTTGTTGTTGGAGGTGGTAATTATTTAGAATATCAGAATCTTCAAGAATGGTCAAACTCACCTAATAAACCTACCAAGAAAGTTACTTACGGTAGCACAGATATAATAACCGCaaatgaatttttaaaagaGTGCTCAAACTTAGGTagacttgaaaattaatatactttcattttaaatctagatatataaaatacataAATCGACAACGTTGCAAGTGTAACTTAAAGGTAACCTTTAGtttcttccaatatttttattgaacGACGAGAATCCAAGAATAAAATCTCACATTCTTCGATATCTTCACTAGTAATCTCATTACGACCAGCAGTTTTAGATAATACACCCGCTGGTGCTAATAACTGTAATGCATAACGTaacgaattattaatacCATGCAAAGACAATTTGTCTAATGCATCAGGAGTAACAATTAAGTTTTCTAAAGTTGCTCTCTTgctgataataattttgatttcttcttggttGTATGGTAAGGTTCTGACTATTAACAAACGATCAATTAAATCTGCTGGACACCCATGAGGCGATTTTTTGTCATCATCTGTACCTCTAATAGTAGTCATACCACGATTTGATGCCAAGACAACTATTGGGGCGATAGAACTTTCCAATGCTCTGTTCAAATAAGTAAAGCATTCAATATCTAACATATTTACTTCATCAATGAATAAAACACCTGGAATCAATTCGGCAACACCTTGatcaatatatttagaAACAACTTTATTTACTTCGGATCTTAACTTATCTGTTATTTCTGTTTTTCTTGGTTTTAACAATTGTCCCATCATTGATAAGACATCTTGACCACCTTGAGGTCTTGCATTGGCGACATCTAAATCGTGTAATGTTACATcttgaacaatttctttctttttatgAACTTCTCCCTTTGGTAATGGAACATATTCTTCAGCCTCCAAGTCGAATTCAGTAGCATAAGCATCTGATCTCCCAACTCTTTTGACAGAACCAGTGTTTGCCTCAATATAGATAACGTCACCTACTGAAACTCTTTCCTTTTGAATACTTTCATAAATACTTGGATCCAATCTCAAACTCTTAGTACCTTTAGCGGTCTTCAAACCAACTATAACATGACTGATTGTTTTACCATAACCACCCAATGGATTTTCTGCTTCTTCAGGAGTTAATTCAATCACTTCACCTTCGTAAACTTCCTTAGTTTCCTTGATTCTTAATCCAATGGCTCTTCTGAAATTTTCCATCAATGCTGCTGTCTTCTTGATTTCAGCCGAAAATAATTCAGATCCGACAATTGGACAGAAGGGCACCTTTGGCCCTAATTCTTGGGAAATCGCAAGTGCTAAGGCAGTTTTACCAGTCCCTGGAGCACCTGCCAATAAAATAGCCTTACCAGACATTCTCTTGGATTTAATCAAGTCCACAATAATTCCACACGCTTCTCTTGCATCTGATTGACCAACGAATCCACCTTCAACTCTCTTAGCTATCCCATGCTCATCTAATCCAAGTCCTTTAATATGGGTATGAGCAGCGGTTCTACTTTCTCTAGTTTGAGTATCTTTTACTTCATTAATCTGAACCATCTTATAGCTTTATTAGATTATCTGTCAATAATTTGTAAACGTTAATAGTCTTCGATGTCGTTGTTGTCCCATTATAATCGATTTTGGtggaaattttgaatgaaaattgaagatgattatATGCACaccaatatatttttcatttttgcAATGATAACATAAGTAGTAGACGATCCTTTTGCCAGGCATATAAATAGGATGATGTTGTCCATTGGAGTAATCAATGActttaattgaaatactcagttcaaaaaatttgttatttcCCAAATTTTTACAGTCTGTTCGCCTGCTAGAACGTAGGCATGGAATAATGTATGTAGCTCATTACTCTTATAGGACTTCAGAGTAAAATTCTAGTTACACGCGATATAGAATGGGTtctatattgataataaaacaTTTATACAGTTAATATACACTATTCAAAgtcaacttcttcttcgatttcTTCTACCGGTTCTTTAGGTTCCTGACTTTCTGACCACTGGGTAACATCATCTATGTAGCTCAAAATAGTCGCCACAGAATCACTATCTTTGTTACAATCTAAAGGTAAGAATTGAACCATACCAAAGTCATCAACTAGATTAGCAATAGctttgttcaattttgcaaattttgGGTTTGACTCATTGTCCAGACTAGCATTTAGCAATAAAGGATCAGGGTTTAAgaactttttcaattccttcTTGGAGACTTCATTTTTGATCAAATCAATCTTCGACAATATGTTGATATGTGGTAATTCAAGCAAAATCATGGCTGACATAGCACTTAACGCACctgaaaaaaattttgatcTATCTATGACAAACGGAGCTTCTAGTAAATACGTAGCACATAAGTTAAAATTAAGCAGTGTTTGCAAGTGTCTTACTATAGTCGGCAACACAGGTATATGtgtatataattcaatttgtcCAGGacaatcaaaaattaagTATTCGTCGTTAAAATctccaatttcttcatccaACCaatctaaattattcatcaaAAACTCAAAGCAGTAAATCAACGCTCCATTTGGCCCTAAATCCATTTCTTCCATCACGTCTtgtaaagaaattaaatctCTTATGTCAATAgtaaattcatattctgATGGCTCAGCTGCTGGATCCAAATTAACAATATGTGCTCTACGACCTATGGATTGCATATGTGTGATAATAGAATTACAGAAAGTGGACTTTCCCACACCTGCAGGTCCCAATGCTAATACTCCAACTCTTGACATGCTTGTTTACCAACTTCTTAATGTGAAATCTATTTAACTAATATGCTTAGTTATCTTCAGTTGATGCAGCATTTAAAGATGAGCTGTCGTGCGCGAACCTCAATATTATAGTATATAATGGGTATATGGGATGAATAAATAAGTCTAATAGTTATATAGTCATAATAGCACTATCGGAGCGACACCAGCAAGTATCAAAGTCGTTTTCAACTTGGATCATGACATCAATGCTTTCGGCTTGGAAAATTTTCTCACATTGCTTTTTTATATACGATGAATTTTCACCTCTATAAATTTGAACGTGGATATATCCGAAGATATCAGAATTGTCACTAGATGGCCAGAATCTCGGAGTAGTAAACGATTTGATACCCTTTACTTGTACAATATCATTGAGCACTGACCtgattttcatttctttgtCCGATTTCAATTTGAGTAGGAGCGACAGCGCAGTCGATTTAATCAATGGGATAGCTGacaagaaaattaatacGGCAATGATGATTGATGCAACTGGATCAAAACCATCCCAGCTGAAGAACTTCGTTAATATCGTTGAGATTACAACTCCAACAGATCCCAAAGTATCAGCTAAGATATGGAGGAAAATACCCTTCATGTTATCATTCATAGCAGCCTTCCCTGACAGGTCACCATTATCTGCGTAATCATGACTATGATCATGACTGTGACTATGTCCATGTTCATGACTGTGTCCATGTGAATGGCCATGACTATGATCGTGACCGTGGTTAAAGGCAAAGATCCCTACCAAATTCACGAGAAGCCCTAAAAAGGAAACaataatcaattcattGGTCTTTTGTAAAACAACCGGATTCCACAATCTTCCGAAGGCCTCAAAGATGATACTACCCGATATTCCAATTAATAATGTTCCATTTGTAAAACCAGCCAAGATTtcgaaatttttcaatccaAATGGAAATTTCCCATTTGGATTTATAGCATTTTTCAGTAATATACCTGCTATTAAACCTAATGCTAACGATGTGCAGTCTAGAGCCATATGCAAAGAGTCCGACAATAACCCTAGTGATTTGGATCTAAAAGAATAAAGCAACTGAATAAACATGAATGTAGAATTAAGcaaaaggaaattgaaaattgcTCTTGTATCCGAATGGCTCAATAATTCCGTTAAAATCGACCCATTGCTCCTTGTTTCAGAAGCTTCATTTATACCAGCATACTGGCTTGAGTGAGTAATATTGATAGATCTGTCtgctttaataatgaagggCACAACAACGCCTAAAAGTAACTGTGTCATGCTGAAATCAGTAGAGAGCACAATATACTCAAGGCTGAACGATACCAAACCGATTATAAATGGATTGAAACGCGACGCTTTCAAATCACAATCCTGCAACGAAATCAAGCACACAAGGGATGCACACACATTGACACCGATCATCATGGGCGAGATATTTTCGAATCCAGTGACCGCCAACGTAACCACGCCCGCAGTAGCCGCACCTCCCGCCACTCGCACATCGATGTTCGCTAATGCTGCCGTGAGTGACGATAATACCGTCTTCTTATACAATATTTTGAACGAAACCACCACCACGACGTATCCTACCACCGTGCTCACCATATTCTCCGTGCTTGAACTCCAATACACGTCCCACACAAGCACTATTGCCGTATACAAGTTGAACGGACTGACATACAACCCTAGATATAGCACCGCGAGGCGACTCACGGAAAGCAAGTGCGTCGCTACATATACCATGGCAATCGCACCCACAAACTCTCCCGTAGACACCCCATCGCGGCCTCTGGCCTCTGAAGTCAACGAAATAATATTGCCCCGTACAAGCATATGCGTCACCAACATAAACACCCCCGCTAGCATAACCAGAATCGACACAACGGACACACTAGTCCCCATATCATACGTACCGTGTCCATACGACAAACCCCCCGACAAGAACATACATGGTAACGCCACAAGCACCGGCAACGTCCCTACCATCAGTATCAATATACCTCTCTTCGCCTCGCCGTCTCCAACCTGCACATTTAGCGCCTCCATCTTCACAAATGGGTTTTTGATTCCCTCGCTCTTCACCTCGACTCCTGCTCCAAACGGCTCTGCATACCCCTGATTCAACTCAATTCCCTCGCTATGACCATATATCGATTGCGATCCATATCCCCGCGATCGTGAATGGGTCTTTTGATGCGACATGAGTAATTAGCGTCGTTTATTACTGCTTCTTCTCTGGTAACCATTACCTATGTATATCTGTTAATATTCCGAACCTGCGTCTTTTGCTTTGCGAGTGATTACGTAAGAATTTGGATTTTCGACGACAATAAGAAAGTGACATCATATGATTCAAGCAGTGGAACTATTAACAATCTATAACATAATAGGTCGGCAAAAACATACATGGGAGAATATAGTTGTTCATTGAATTGAGGGGATATTATATTAGTAAGGTACTGTTTTAAAAGTTAACAGGATTGAATATCTAACGAACTACGCCAGAAAACGGGATATACCCATATGATACATAGAGTATCGGAATAACAAGAGATAGAAAAGATAGAAAGTTAGAAAACACGCTATATAGGATATGGcagaattatatttcttacGACACGGCCAGAGGATAGATCATGTAATCAATAAGGAGGATAAGGGGATAGAGGCGATATTCAAGGATTACAAGGAGTACGATCCGTCATTGGCGAGTAGCGCCATCGAGCAGCTTGAGACTGTGGGAAAGGAGATTTTGGGACAAACACAGGTATTTGATGATACAGAAAGCGGGAGTGTCAGAAAAAATGTGTTTATCCACTTTTCGCCGTACTTGCGGTGTTGCCAGACGGCTGATTTGTTGGTGAGTGATCTCAAGGCGAGATTTGAAGAGAAATACCCAAATTACAAGGTGAGGTTTCAGCTTTTGGGGGATTTTGCGTTGTCTGAGTGGGTGCATGAGAGGATGAAGAATAAGCCTCCGTTTACCGATTCGAACGATGCGTACCATATGTATACACCTAACATCAAGTTGTTGAAGAATCGGTCATGTGTGTCTAACTTCCGTCCGACTAATACGTTGGGTCCATATAATGGGCCGAATCTAAGCTATAAGGATTACCAGGCAAACTGTAAGGAATATTTTCTGAAGTTGGTAGCCACGTATAACAGACAGGTGCATCTTAAAAACCAGGATATAATTATTGTCATATCGCATGGATATGCCATAAATAATTTCCTCTCGTACTTTATAAACCATCCTATATTTGACGAAATACCCGAGGCATCCTTAAACTTTGCAAGAAGGGTCCTTGTGAATGAAGATCATGAGATTCAAGATCCTCTTGATCTAGACCAATATAAATGGAAATTGTTTAAAGATTccttgaatattttagaGAAGGAAGATATCGATAGTACTCTTAATTTAGAGACCGATATAGTATATTACAAGaccaatttcttcaaaaaggatgattttgatgaatctaataatttgaaactTCCTACTGTTCCTGCGCAAGACCAACCACGAGCGTCCTTCAGGATGTCTACCACTGGCTCAACGAAAGATCCTAATAGACCCGAAGTGATCAGAAACTACAATCCTATTTGTTCGGCGGCAAAGGATTGGTCTCCACAAATGGCCAAACAATTCGCAGTTAAATCAGCCTTCAAATTGAAGAGAATGAATGACGACTCATTTAAGAAGACCTTCAACCTTCAACATCACCCATCGAAACCAATTTCTCCCGAAGTTTCACCAAATTCTGAGCCAACGAGGAATAATTCGGTTATTGATTTGACCAAATTGGTTGATAACGAAGATATTAACAAACCCATGagattgaaatattcaacgACGTCCGAAATTCCTATTCATCGTTTGAACTCGAAAATTAATTCACAAGTTAATTTAGCTCAATATCAAAGAGATAATGCATCGTCGAATGATAATTCGACAACTGATTTGCCGAGATTCCTTTCATCTCTTCAGAACAAACCAAGAAAGAGATCTACTTCGAATCCTATTTTGGCAACGGTGGCTCATAATGCAAAGGATTCGTATTTCCCACTGACTGTTATTGGGAAGGCCAGCCATAGACAGAGCAATGATCTGTTGGCATCGATAGATTCTGGATCCCCAGTTGATGATTATGGCTCATGCAGCGATCTTGATATAATCGAAGAACACAACGTGAGACCAATTCAAGGCCCTCAACAACCTGAAAATCCATTGTTGAGTAGATCTAAATCCTTGAACTACAAACGTACTATAAGTGATAAAGGAAGCACATCTCTATTAGCTAAATATAAGCAACATCAGCTTAACAACGAAAGTGATGATAGTGATAGTCAGAAAGCATTCGCATTGCCTTACAGCTTGAACAGGAACAATCAATACCAGAAAGCAACTTCTACACCTCCCCAACGGAGAACTCCTCCATCGCCCGTGGCAAACAACAGTCCAAAAACTAGAAATTCGATTAGGTTTATACCTTCTGTATTTAACAGTGATGGAATGAACGGTCCTGTTAATGGTACGTCTACCCCAACAGGCTTTAGCGTTTCGAATTCGAAGGATGCGTCTAAGAAACCAATGTTCTACCACCTTAACTCTGATGATGGTTCTAATAGTGATTCTGGCGATTCTTCgtctgatattgatgattacAATGGTGATggtgatgaagatgataaaatgGATGTggataaagaaaaacaaaaatcaaagaagaagaaagacCAGTATATTTGGTTTGGTCAAAATAGAAGATAAGCAAGATGCTTTCATTGTGGTATATGCatattcttatttatttactCATTAATTTAAAGCCTTGATctatctatatatatagatatataattaataatacttAAATCACTTAGAAATTGTACTCGTAAAGATATGAAAGCAAATGCGCGCTAAAATCATATCAAGTTCTTATCCAGCCTTGATAGTCATCctgaaattgaatccaACCGTGTAGCTAAGGAGATAATTATGACACAGGTTGATCcacaaataataaaggaTTCGTTATCTTCGTCCACCAATACAGCTACTTTTGGCTTGTCAAAAGATTTAACGATTCCAATATCTGTAAAGATTTGTTATCTTCAGCCTTCCGATATATCAAAAgtttttgatgaattatccCCATCATCAGAGAAATATTCTAATCCCTT
This is a stretch of genomic DNA from Debaryomyces hansenii CBS767 chromosome G complete sequence. It encodes these proteins:
- a CDS encoding DEHA2G13200p (highly similar to uniprot|Q03940 Saccharomyces cerevisiae YDR190c RVB1 RUVB-like protein), whose protein sequence is MVQINEVKDTQTRESRTAAHTHIKGLGLDEHGIAKRVEGGFVGQSDAREACGIIVDLIKSKRMSGKAILLAGAPGTGKTALALAISQELGPKVPFCPIVGSELFSAEIKKTAALMENFRRAIGLRIKETKEVYEGEVIELTPEEAENPLGGYGKTISHVIVGLKTAKGTKSLRLDPSIYESIQKERVSVGDVIYIEANTGSVKRVGRSDAYATEFDLEAEEYVPLPKGEVHKKKEIVQDVTLHDLDVANARPQGGQDVLSMMGQLLKPRKTEITDKLRSEVNKVVSKYIDQGVAELIPGVLFIDEVNMLDIECFTYLNRALESSIAPIVVLASNRGMTTIRGTDDDKKSPHGCPADLIDRLLIVRTLPYNQEEIKIIISKRATLENLIVTPDALDKLSLHGINNSLRYALQLLAPAGVLSKTAGRNEITSEDIEECEILFLDSRRSIKILEETKGYL
- a CDS encoding DEHA2G13222p (highly similar to uniprot|Q06543 Saccharomyces cerevisiae YLR243w protein required for cell viability) → MSRVGVLALGPAGVGKSTFCNSIITHMQSIGRRAHIVNLDPAAEPSEYEFTIDIRDLISLQDVMEEMDLGPNGALIYCFEFLMNNLDWLDEEIGDFNDEYLIFDCPGQIELYTHIPVLPTIVRHLQTSLNFNLCATYLLEAPFVIDRSKFFSGALSAMSAMILLELPHINILSKIDLIKNEVSKKELKKFLNPDPLLLNASSDNESNPKFAKLNKAIANLVDDFGMVQFLPLDCNKDSDSVATILSYIDDVTQWSESQEPKEPVEEIEEEVDFE
- a CDS encoding DEHA2G13244p (weakly similar to uniprot|Q03455 Saccharomyces cerevisiae YDR205w MSC2 member of he cation diffusion facilitator family) yields the protein MSHQKTHSRSRGYGSQSIYGHSEGIELNQGYAEPFGAGVEVKSEGIKNPFVKMEALNVQVGDGEAKRGILISMVGTLPVLVALPCMFLSGGLSYGHGTYDMGTSVSVVSISVMLAGVFMLVTHMLVRGNIISLTSEARGRDGVSTGEFVGAIAMVYVATHLLSVSRLAVLYLGLYVSPFNLYTAIVLVWDVYWSSSTENMVSTVVGYVVVVVSFKILYKKTVLSSLTAALANIDVRVAGGAATAGVVTLAVTGFENISPMMIGVNVCASLVCLISLQDCDLKASRFNPFIIGLVSFSLEYIVLSTDFSMTQLLLGVVVPFIIKADRSINITHSSQYAGINEASETRSNGSILTELLSHSDTRAIFNFLLLNSTFMFIQLLYSFRSKSLGLLSDSLHMALDCTSLALGLIAGILSKNAINPNGKFPFGLKNFEILAGFTNGTLLIGISGSIIFEAFGRLWNPVVLQKTNELIIVSFLGLLVNLVGIFAFNHGHDHSHGHSHGHSHEHGHSHSHDHSHDYADNGDSSGKAAMNDNMKGIFLHILADTLGSVGVVISTILTKFFSWDGFDPVASIIIAVLIFLSAIPLIKSTASSLLLKLKSDKEMKIRSVLNDIVQVKGIKSFTTPRFWPSSDNSDIFGYIHVQIYRGENSSYIKKQCEKIFQAESIDVMIQVENDFDTCWCRSDSAIMTI
- a CDS encoding DEHA2G13266p (similar to CA0251|IPF9146 Candida albicans IPF9146) → MAELYFLRHGQRIDHVINKEDKGIEAIFKDYKEYDPSLASSAIEQLETVGKEILGQTQVFDDTESGSVRKNVFIHFSPYLRCCQTADLLVSDLKARFEEKYPNYKVRFQLLGDFALSEWVHERMKNKPPFTDSNDAYHMYTPNIKLLKNRSCVSNFRPTNTLGPYNGPNLSYKDYQANCKEYFSKLVATYNRQVHLKNQDIIIVISHGYAINNFLSYFINHPIFDEIPEASLNFARRVLVNEDHEIQDPLDLDQYKWKLFKDSLNILEKEDIDSTLNLETDIVYYKTNFFKKDDFDESNNLKLPTVPAQDQPRASFRMSTTGSTKDPNRPEVIRNYNPICSAAKDWSPQMAKQFAVKSAFKLKRMNDDSFKKTFNLQHHPSKPISPEVSPNSEPTRNNSVIDLTKLVDNEDINKPMRLKYSTTSEIPIHRLNSKINSQVNLAQYQRDNASSNDNSTTDLPRFLSSLQNKPRKRSTSNPILATVAHNAKDSYFPSTVIGKASHRQSNDSLASIDSGSPVDDYGSCSDLDIIEEHNVRPIQGPQQPENPLLSRSKSLNYKRTISDKGSTSLLAKYKQHQLNNESDDSDSQKAFALPYSLNRNNQYQKATSTPPQRRTPPSPVANNSPKTRNSIRFIPSVFNSDGMNGPVNGTSTPTGFSVSNSKDASKKPMFYHLNSDDGSNSDSGDSSSDIDDYNGDGDEDDKMDVDKEKQKSKKKKDQYIWFGQNRR